CAAGCCGGGTCGACCGGTGGCATCATATCGCAAGTTGAAGCACTTGAACCGCTGCGCCAAACACGTCGATATATGGACGAAAAgttgttgcgacattctgaatcgccgacggaaaatctcTAGCGGATAACAGGTGTTCTCGCTGAAGTAGTCTTCCATCAACCTGCGGTCAGTCCCGGCATGGTCACGGTCGATATACCGCCGATGATAGAACGGTCGAGGGATTgccaccgccgccaccgcctcaGCCTCGTCAGCTTCACGTTGCACCGCTGCAACCaggttttggaactccagatctacCGCTTCTTGGTACCGTTCATCCTCGGAATCCATATTTTAGAAGTTGAATTGAAATAGATAGGAAAGATTGGAAATAGTGATGTTTGAATTGGGGTAGAAAAATGGAGGGAAAATggtgtgtatttataaaaaaaagaagtaaagaaaaatatttttcggtGGCCGGGCCGCGGCTCTCGGCCAGCTGTAGTGGTGGGCCGCGGCGCACACGGCTGAGCCGCGTgagggccgcggctccctcTCGGCTCTCGGCTCCCATCCGCCCTTCATGGTTCTCTGCAGTGGGGGCCGCGCACCCAAGCCACGGGcgccgcggctcccccactgtggacactcttaggaGCCCATAATATTGTGGAGAACCGATGTTCCGTCCACGTTCAAAATTTTGGCACCAAAAAAATGGTCACATGGGTCACGGGACAAATCCCCACTAAATCTCTTTAATTGCAAATATGCTTTATGATAATTTCTCCAAATAAAGTTTATGCAAAaattcatttggattgaaaaaataatgaaatatctcatAAATCTCATTTTTATGATTAGTACTAtcttcttttaaaaataaagatttgttttatattaatatttcacTCAAAATTAGAaacttaattttaataaaaaaaatatttatataatcaGGAGGGattcattcataaaaaaaattgaactctATTGTGTGAGGGAGTAGTTAgtagttagagcatctccaatggcggacgtccgcgacgggcgaccgggacgtccgccattgtggcgtcgaaggtcggatacggaagtcccgtgaggacgtcgggtgtcctcggacgtgcgggcgacgggcgggcagacgtccgccattgtggagtgggtcggacgtccggtaattaaattttttttttaaactctagtgggaagggcgatgggaagggcggattgtgcaggggatgtcctagtgacatggcagtgggatgggaagtcctagtgacgtggcagtgcgatgggaagtcctagtgacgtggcagaaggtgttttttgGATGTcttagtggatgtccgagtgggacatccgcccactgatACTCTTACAACTTACAAG
This genomic interval from Salvia splendens isolate huo1 chromosome 13, SspV2, whole genome shotgun sequence contains the following:
- the LOC121760663 gene encoding uncharacterized protein LOC121760663; its protein translation is MDSEDERYQEAVDLEFQNLVAAVQREADEAEAVAAVAIPRPFYHRRYIDRDHAGTDRRLMEDYFSENTCYPLEIFRRRFRMSQQLFVHISTCLAQRFKCFNLRYDATGRPGLSTYQKCTVTIRQLAADMFDEYLQMGETTALQTLRQFCRGIKDIFKGEYLRKPTTNDCQRLIDMHGTAHHFPGMLGSIDCMH